The proteins below are encoded in one region of Naumovozyma castellii chromosome 6, complete genome:
- the PMT7 gene encoding putative dolichyl-phosphate-mannose--protein mannosyltransferase (ancestral locus Anc_5.328) has protein sequence MVKLLSNRCEYFLSYAFKNINVRSPRQPKKLRRSADIFSQPYLQTEVKPYKYKLKVPSPIIMTDISTATKKDENASTTMKGPYRSFYPIDLIRKEKVGQLSVIDGILSITVALVTLYIGIRNIEKEVPLFPKEQDIFASVEYYQKDKFILNSFPPLGIQLYSLLPVGSYSAMRLMSLSASSFSLLFLYLAFRRVNVPYLIALVSTVCILSIPLFRKESTRISLDTLQWFWLSISIYSWASLKCFSHFSIKWTIHSLIFAMSIGCSMATKYIGFATWGWAILISSIYFWQMIGDVRLSTSHIVKHTTFQIFCLLVIPMTIFATTLYLQINHSRIDSPEYSQYMSSYYKIFLRSKSPILQPMEITNGSIITIRHLNSLGGYLTSPANESYPEGSAEQIVSLTDMESNVDNQWILEYVDDYNKGPLIDSQRIKLRHRTTGKLLRASSAKPPVSEQEYNSEVSCTGDWDYHGDSDEFWKIDLVEGSLIPCWNIMELDNVGQMCTLISHDTRLPDWGEFEQEVFCIQSPDPQRAKFQIEFVDNDEIKNPITLAGLPGYGNYSRCYQYIKLAAELIQREFKYDYMVKLQNDNDENDKVHINKEKWPIYITGNDTTDLIWLTSSIAVVIVACRFGLQVMNWNPWKIDNGDSSSHLNMKIYHEFAIESLLGWFVHYYIFLKSSNDHLEIVLYLPSFVFAHLLATETVTAIGQWSQWKCAIILLVYIVTIKCTIL, from the coding sequence ATGGTAAAACTTCTCTCTAATAGAtgtgaatattttttgtcCTATGCTTTCAAGAATATCAATGTTAGATCGCCAAGACAGccaaaaaaattaagaagaTCCGCTGATATTTTCAGCCAACCTTATTTGCAAACTGAAGTGAAACCATATAAATACAAATTGAAGGTTCCTTCTCCGATAATAATGACTGATATTAGTACCGCTACGAAGAAGGACGAAAATGCGTCTACTACCATGAAAGGCCCTTATCGAAGCTTTTATCCCATTGACTTGATTCGCAAGGAAAAGGTAGGGCAACTTTCAGTCATCGACGGTATATTATCAATAACAGTTGCACTGGTGACATTATACATAGGGATTCGAAATATAGAGAAGGAAGTGCCTCTCTTTCCAAAAGAACAAGATATATTTGCCTCGGTGGAATACTATCAGAAAGATAAGTTTATTCTAAACTCATTCCCACCATTGGGAATCCAATTGTATTCACTTCTACCAGTTGGTTCATACTCTGCTATGAGATTAATGTCTTTGAGTGCCAGTTCCTTCTCTTTATTGTTTTTATACCTGGCATTTCGAAGAGTAAATGTTCCTTACCTTATAGCACTGGTATCAACAGTATGTATCCTTTCCATACCATTATTCCGTAAAGAAAGTACAAGAATCTCATTGGATACATTGCAGTGGTTTTGGTTATCGATCTCTATTTACTCATGGGCAAGTTTGAAATGTTTCTCTCATTTCTCCATTAAATGGACTATCCATTCATTGATTTTTGCAATGTCGATTGGATGCAGCATGGCAACTAAATACATTGGGTTCGCCACCTGGGGTTGGGCAATACTAATCTCATCTATTTATTTCTGGCAAATGATTGGTGACGTTAGATTATCAACAAGTCATATCGTTAAACACACAAcctttcaaatattttgccTTCTGGTTATACCAATGACAATATTCGCCACAACTTTATATTTACAAATCAATCATTCTCGTATCGATTCTCCCGAATATTCACAATACATGTCGTCGTATTACAAGATATTTTTAAGATCCAAATCACCAATCTTGCAACCCATGGAAATAACCAATGGATCCATCATCACAATACGTCATTTGAACTCGCTAGGAGGATATTTAACTTCTCCAGCAAATGAATCATATCCAGAAGGATCTGCTGAACAAATAGTTTCATTAACTGATATGGAGTCTAATGTTGACAATCAATGGATACTTGAATATGTAGATGATTATAACAAGGGTCCCCTAATTGACTctcaaagaattaaattgaGACATCGCACTACTGGGAAATTATTAAGAGCATCTTCAGCTAAACCACCTGTAAGTGAACAAGAATATAATTCAGAGGTCTCCTGTACAGGAGATTGGGATTATCATGGTGATAGTGACGAATTCTGGAAAATTGATCTGGTCGAAGGTTCATTAATACCATGTTGGAATATTATGGAGTTGGATAATGTGGGCCAAATGTGTACATTGATTAGTCATGATACTAGATTACCTGATTGGGGCGAATTTGAACAGGAAGTGTTTTGCATTCAATCACCTGATCCCCAAAGAGCCAAGTTTCAAATCGAATTTGTGGATAATGACGAAATTAAGAATCCTATTACACTTGCTGGTTTACCAGGATATGGCAATTATTCAAGGTGTTATCAGTACATTAAATTAGCAGCGGAGTTAATACAAAGGGAATTTAAATATGATTATATGGttaaattacaaaatgatAACGATGAGAATGATAAGGTACATATCAATAAGGAAAAATGGCCGATTTATATCACAGGTAATGATACGACTGATCTCATATGGTTAACTTCAAGCATTGCTGTTGTGATCGTTGCCTGTAGGTTTGGTTTACAAGTAATGAACTGGAATCCATGGAAGATCGATAATGGGGATTCATCATCACAtttgaatatgaaaatttatcaCGAATTTGCCATTGAAAGTCTATTAGGTTGGTTTGTTCATTAttacatttttttaaagAGTTCAAACGATCATCTTGAGATTGTGTTATACTTGCCGAGCTTCGTTTTTGCACATTTACTTGCCACCGAAACTG